The DNA sequence GtagccacaaaaaaaaaaaaacattccagGTCAGTACACCACTTGCTTCTGAACATAAGCATTGGTCAAATTTTCGGATATATAAATTCCAAGCAGAGACATCCATGtgtgaaattaaagaaaaggattgttttgttaaaatttcACATGATATATAAAACAATGATAAATAAGAATCATCAAGCattttaataattacaaatgcaaacataaaagaaatagcAACAGTAGTTacaccatttttttcattattctcCACAACTTCTCTCCTAGCTTTATGCACTCATGTATGTTTGTGCTTATGGTTAGTAAAGAAATACAAGGAATATTAATAACAAGATGTCAGTTGTTTAATACTAAATGAAGGGTCATACCAGACATCATTAGCATCTGTCGATTCACAGAATTTTACACTAGATTCTTCTTGTCTGCTACGACATGATTCAGTGTCTAGAGTTTTTTGCCAAATGGCAATTTCAGAATTCTCAGACTTCTTCTCCCAGCAAAGGAGCTTAGCAGTCTCTTCAATCTTTCTTTGTTCTTCTTCAAGATCCTCCTTAGGTCTCTGCCAGGCTTTGTAATTAATCTTCCAATTGATTGGAGGACCCGAAAGCACCCAATAACCACCAGGTCTTAGAACTCGGTCAACTTCCATCATATACATTCCATCTGCAAATAAATGACCCAAAATGCATTTGTAAATAGCGGTTATAACAAGTTATATAAGGTGCAAAATCTAAGAGCAAGAATGAGCAAATAATCATCGTGCTTCCTTATTTACAGCAAGTACTTCATAGAGAAGATTatagtaaaaaatgtaaatatctCACCATTAGCTCCCCAAGGAATCAAGCAGCGAGAGCAATGTGCCATGTCAAAGGCTGCAGATGGATAAGGCAATTTAATGGTTCCCAGAACACCAATGACAGCAGGTACACCCCTTTCAAGAGCAAATTGTACTTGGGCTTCGTGAGAGTCCCTTGGAGCAAATGACATTGCAATAACATTTCTGCTCCAGAGATATGCACCCCAACTGGCAACCTGAGCAAAACAACCTTACATTAAGGGCACAAACCTAAAAGGAATTTGATATAGCCGTAAGAAATTTGCAATGACAAACATACCCCGCAACCAGTGTCCAGTGCTGTCCTAACTGTCCCATCCTTTATAGGTATCACAGAAGCAAGTTGATCAATATATCTGTCTGCACCTTGAGGAAATTGGGTTCCACCACCAGGGAATCTAAACACATTTCCCTCGTATTGGATCCAGTTCTGAATAGCCTTCTCAACTGTAAGACTCTTGTACGGAGCATTTGCATATGGAACATAATCACGGCTCTTTGGCCATGGAAAAGGAGTTACATACCCCTTGGGTGCTGGGATCATACAGTGCAACTTTTCTTCCTCAGGGGGGCAATGCCTCTCGCGATAATTCATATTTTCTCTAGGAAAAGTCATAGCACGCCGTTGATCTTGGCAGGGAGTGTAATCGATGTAACGAGCATCACAAGGTTCAAAAACCTTGGATTTTGACTCAAATTCATCAATTTTGCTAACCTCTCCACCATGGTGAGAATCAAAACTCAAATTGGGAACTACATTACAGTCTGCGCCTTTCTTAGTAATTTCCAATGCTATACTATCTCCCTTTCCAAAACCACTTCTCTGCCATGCACCCAATATATAGAAGAAACAGCACATACCAACTACTATAAAGATCTGCACATGGCTTCTAGTCCTACCATTAGCTGAACTTGGTTTTGCCATCTAGAACCTGAGAAATACCAGTTCCTaattcttattaaaaattacatgaatGATAACTCGCATGATCAACAAAGCAAGatccaagacaaaaaaaatctttaatcaaAGCAAGATTGACAACAATTAGCAAGTTTCAATCGACATCATGAGGCAATTATTGTCTGTAACATATTGTAAAAGTTAGTGGATGCAAAAGGAACTTCAGATCTTCCCAACAGCATGAAACTTGAGCTCGCTCCATTGGAAACACATGTTTCTCACGGCAACCACATGGTTAAGGAGAGAGATTTATGCATTTGTGTACTGCCAAACattaaaagacaaaacaaaaacatgaaacACACTTATGAACTAACAAAAAAACTAGGTGAATCATATGGGATCCAGCTTGAGGCATATGCGATGCAAGATGCACACGCAAACGAATTCAGAGTTATGAATGAAGAATACCCAcggaaacttttttttatgggcaaatattaattgttagtatgTGTTAGCGGGATGATTCAAACTAACGACCTCAGCCCTTTCCCTTGTCCCTTGTCCCTTGACAACTAGATCAGCCTTATATCTCCTAATACCCACGAAACCTTACTAGAAAAATTTACATGGGGGCACAACATGGATATTAAAAAACCAAACTTTGAAAACACccagaagaaaaaataacaaaataaagcaagaaaaatatgaaaacagaaaaaaaaaaaaaagagagaagaaattaaaatgaggGAAATATCTTACCAATCATATGAAGCTAGAGGGAACAATGGCTATGAAGATCTGGGATTCCTAAGAGAAACtaattaagagagagagagaatcagagaggattttatgaaaaaaaaaaattggcaccAAAGAATGATTATCCCTGCTGCATGGGCAGTGTGTGGGACGTACTAATAAAAAATCTGTATATAAACCCTATATTATCTGCTTCTATCAGCATCCACCATGTTCACATGAACGAACAACAGCagcataataataaaagacaaaagaaaaaggagaaagaaaataaaagaagaaaaaggggaatgaaaaaaaaaaactctatggATTATTATTATGCGTCGCGCTGAGAAGCGTGTTAcgcagtgtttttttttttttccccgtTATTTAGCGAGTGTGGGGAATTTGAGGTGACTGGGCTATGTATGGATTCCTCCATACAcgtctctccctctctctctctctctattttttttttctctttagaaaaaacaatttggtattttaattacttatttaaatttaatcactCGTATTTAGTGtgtatttaattaagtttatttttaacaaaaacgaacgaacatattttaaaaaaattatttcttcgaAAATAAAATTGAGCATTTACTActctaattaagtttttttttatactcaTAAGCAATTTcttgtttaaaatatatatatatatatatatatatatatatatatatatatatatatatgtatgtatatatgaaaTCAGATTAATGTATTTgattacttaatatttttattaaaaatttaattcaaaatttaatcaatcaattttatagttttagtaTTTGGAGAAtaagatatattaaatattatatatatacacacataaaTATTggtatttacttatattttaaaaattatataatattgtttattttttaaaaataaattatatgttaaaatgAAGTTAATTCacgaaatataaattaaattatgtaaaatcgatcaaattaatttaatttaattttttgttactgcaatattaatttagtttacttAATGTTTATGAATTTTTGTTGATAAATATAACtattgttagtttttatatttattattataaaaagattttCAAACTCCGCGTTCGCCTTGGTTCCAAACGGTGAACAGAAGGGTCCCACGCGCCAATAAAAATCGTATGATATCATCTTTCATTCAATGTTCATGAAGATGTGATCAAGCCATCATTCATTTGATGAAGATAGTAATGACCTAATGTTCATCGTGGCGCGTGAATCTCACCTCCTCTCCCACTGGCTATCATCATAGTCTTCAAATTAATCATGCTTCCCACTTTCTAAGCACCCTCTCGCTATCATTTTAGTTAAGAATAATGTCATTGATTAACACATATATTTTGGTTTTCttaaaacattatattatttgataaaacttCCTAGTATTgatctaataaattaatttacattcctttt is a window from the Glycine max cultivar Williams 82 chromosome 2, Glycine_max_v4.0, whole genome shotgun sequence genome containing:
- the LOC100778611 gene encoding probable methyltransferase PMT2 produces the protein MAKPSSANGRTRSHVQIFIVVGMCCFFYILGAWQRSGFGKGDSIALEITKKGADCNVVPNLSFDSHHGGEVSKIDEFESKSKVFEPCDARYIDYTPCQDQRRAMTFPRENMNYRERHCPPEEEKLHCMIPAPKGYVTPFPWPKSRDYVPYANAPYKSLTVEKAIQNWIQYEGNVFRFPGGGTQFPQGADRYIDQLASVIPIKDGTVRTALDTGCGVASWGAYLWSRNVIAMSFAPRDSHEAQVQFALERGVPAVIGVLGTIKLPYPSAAFDMAHCSRCLIPWGANDGMYMMEVDRVLRPGGYWVLSGPPINWKINYKAWQRPKEDLEEEQRKIEETAKLLCWEKKSENSEIAIWQKTLDTESCRSRQEESSVKFCESTDANDVWYKKMEVCVTPSPKVSGDYKPFPERLYAIPPRIASGSVPGVSVETYQEDNKKWKKHVNAYKKINRLLDTGRYRNIMDMNAGLGSFAAAIQSSKLWVMNVVPTIAEKSTLGVIYERGLIGIYHDWCEGFSTYPRTYDLIHSDSLFSLYKDKCDTEDILLEMDRILRPEGAVIIRDEVDVLIKVKKLVEGMRWNTKMVDHEDGPLVPEKILIAVKQYWVANATSTQ